Proteins from a single region of Synchiropus splendidus isolate RoL2022-P1 chromosome 3, RoL_Sspl_1.0, whole genome shotgun sequence:
- the psmb6 gene encoding proteasome subunit beta type-6, producing MAAAASMMPCFGQQISSKNDLVPDWTKQEVSTGTTIMAVEYDGGVVIGADSRTTTGAYIANRVTDKLTPIHERIFCCRSGSAADTQAIADVVTYQLGFHSIELDEPPLVETAANLFKASCYRYREDLMAGILVAGWDRRKGGQVYCVPIGGMLVRQPVSVGGSGSSYIYGFMDSNYKPGLTKEQCLELTGSALSLAMERDGSSGGVIRLASISEEGVERRVILGNQLPRFSTH from the exons ATGGCCGCAGCAGCGTCAATGATGCCGTGTTTCGGCCAACAAATTTCTTCTAAAAATGATCTGGTACCAGACTGGACCAAGCAAGAAGTTAGCACCGGG ACCACCATCATGGCAGTGGAATATGATGGAGGAGTGGTGATAGGTGCTGACTCTCGTACCACTACTGG AGCATACATCGCCAACAGAGTCACTGACAAGCTCACTCCAATCCATGAGAGAatcttctgctgcag GTCTGGTTCAGCTGCTGACACTCAGGCCATTGCTGATGTGGTCACCTACCAGCTGGGATTTCACAG TATTGAGCTGGATGAGCCCCCTCTGGTGGAGACGGCTGCCAATTTGTTCAAGGCCAGTTGCTACCGATACAGGGAGGATCTGATGGCTGGAATACTCGTGGCAGGCTGGGACCGCAGGAAGGGTGGTCAG gtgTACTGTGTTCCCATTGGTGGAATGCTTGTGAGACAGCCCGTGTCAGTAGGTGGCAGTGGCAGCTCCTACATTTATGGCTTCATGGACTCAAACTACAAGCCAGGACTCACCAAGGAACAATGTTTAGAGCTCACCGGTTCAG CTCTGTCTCTGGCCATGGAGAGAGACGGCTCAAGCGGCGGCGTCATCCGACTGGCATCCATCTCTGAGGAGGGAGTGGAGCGACGAGTCATCCTGGGAAACCAGCTGCCGAGATTCTCCACTCACTGA